From a single Vicinamibacteria bacterium genomic region:
- the crcB gene encoding fluoride efflux transporter CrcB, producing MPIGDTLDRGSAMDRFLLVCFGGALGTGARYLVAIGAPRILGTTFPYATLTVNVVGSFLLGAIMHVGLTTNLMSPGLRLTLATGVVGGFTTYSTFNYETIEFLREGAYWLAGLNVAATLLLCLLAGALGLAAGRWLVGS from the coding sequence TTGCCGATCGGGGACACCTTGGATCGGGGCTCCGCCATGGACCGTTTCCTTCTAGTCTGCTTCGGGGGCGCCCTCGGAACGGGGGCACGATATCTGGTCGCGATAGGAGCCCCCCGGATCCTCGGTACCACCTTCCCCTACGCGACCCTGACCGTGAACGTCGTGGGCTCCTTCCTTCTGGGGGCAATCATGCACGTCGGTCTCACCACTAACCTCATGTCGCCGGGGCTTCGGCTGACCCTGGCCACCGGGGTCGTGGGCGGCTTCACGACGTATTCGACATTCAACTACGAGACAATCGAGTTCCTGCGCGAAGGGGCCTACTGGCTGGCGGGACTCAATGTGGCGGCCACCCTCCTGCTGTGCCTTCTGGCGGGGGCGCTGGGCCTGGCCGCGGGGCGCTGGCTCGTGGGGAGCTGA
- a CDS encoding glycosyl transferase family 2: MLSDPLPLPPGVEARLQEISEVDVLVGIPSFNNARTIGHVVRAAAAGLAKYFPDQRAVIVNSDGGSGDGTPEAVAAADFSNPGAILVQHPLTPVQKIVTPYHGMPGKGSAFRTIFAIAERLGAKACVVFDADLRSITPEWVHLLLGPVRQLGFDFVAPLYVRHKHDGTITNSIVYPLTRALYGRDVRQPIGGDFGFSGALASHYLTKPVWESNVARFGIDIWMTTTALADGFRVCQSFLGAKIHDAKDPGTDLAEMLLQVVSSVFDLMRTYHERWRDVLGAEEVPLFGFPHGVGLEPVPVNVERMLTIFRQGVQALSEVWEGVLLPETRHEVMTLERPTNGFHFPDPLWVRVIYDFALAYQRRVLPGDQLLRSLVPLYLGRTASFVLRTEDNGAGDVEAVVRDLADEFLRQKGGLRERWMAQEV; this comes from the coding sequence ATGCTGAGCGACCCCCTGCCCCTCCCCCCGGGGGTCGAGGCTCGCCTCCAGGAGATCAGCGAGGTCGACGTGTTGGTGGGGATCCCGAGCTTCAACAACGCCCGCACCATCGGCCACGTGGTTCGAGCGGCGGCGGCGGGGCTCGCCAAGTACTTCCCGGACCAGCGGGCGGTCATCGTGAACTCGGACGGGGGGTCCGGCGACGGCACCCCCGAGGCGGTGGCCGCGGCGGACTTCTCGAACCCCGGAGCCATCCTTGTGCAGCACCCCCTCACGCCCGTGCAGAAGATCGTCACCCCTTACCACGGGATGCCGGGGAAGGGCAGCGCCTTCCGCACCATCTTCGCCATCGCCGAGCGCCTGGGGGCCAAGGCCTGTGTGGTCTTCGACGCCGACCTACGGAGCATTACCCCCGAATGGGTCCACCTTCTCCTGGGTCCCGTGCGGCAGCTCGGGTTCGACTTCGTCGCCCCCCTCTATGTGCGGCACAAGCACGACGGGACGATCACCAACTCCATCGTCTATCCCCTGACCCGGGCGCTCTACGGCCGAGACGTCCGCCAGCCCATCGGGGGTGACTTCGGCTTTTCGGGCGCCCTCGCCTCCCACTACCTCACGAAACCGGTGTGGGAGTCGAACGTCGCGCGCTTCGGCATCGACATCTGGATGACGACCACCGCTCTCGCGGACGGGTTTAGGGTCTGCCAGTCCTTCCTGGGGGCCAAGATCCACGACGCCAAGGACCCCGGCACGGATCTGGCGGAGATGCTGCTCCAAGTCGTGTCGTCGGTCTTCGATCTGATGCGCACCTATCACGAACGCTGGCGGGACGTCCTGGGCGCGGAGGAGGTTCCCTTGTTCGGCTTTCCCCACGGCGTCGGCCTGGAACCGGTCCCCGTCAACGTCGAGCGGATGCTCACCATCTTCCGGCAAGGGGTCCAGGCCCTCTCCGAGGTCTGGGAGGGAGTCCTGCTCCCGGAGACCCGCCACGAGGTCATGACCCTGGAGCGACCGACCAACGGTTTCCACTTCCCGGACCCGCTCTGGGTGCGGGTCATCTACGACTTCGCCCTCGCGTACCAGCGCCGGGTGCTGCCCGGTGACCAGCTCCTTCGTTCCTTGGTGCCGCTCTACCTCGGGCGGACGGCTTCCTTCGTCCTCCGCACCGAGGACAACGGGGCGGGGGACGTGGAGGCGGTCGTCCGCGACCTCGCGGACGAGTTCCTTCGGCAGAAGGGCGGTCTGCGCGAGCGCTGGATGGCGCAGGAGGTGTGA
- a CDS encoding HAD hydrolase family protein, which translates to MGGGGRRGRPPGRGGGTWARRCPGPERRIGLDGEKALALTKPLLIATDLDGSLLDEDTYAHEAALPALTIVSALSEQGLLLVLASSKTRAEVVHLARGLGILPLPLIVENGGALLVPRGLLSGRVPGSRRRGGYDLVVLGVPRRKLMTVLSEIVAEVGARIRAFSTLAPRDIEQITGLSRPAALRARLREWDEPFLADPADAERVSRAALRRGLTVVQGGRFHHLTGPTDKGAALGLLIDLLAAEGRRYRTVGVGDSGNDLAMLERVDRPIVIPRPSGTIDNVLAARLPRAERAPVPGPAGWNAAVMAVLRGRRLRPAPAPGEQPREC; encoded by the coding sequence GTGGGCGGGGGTGGCCGACGCGGGCGCCCGCCTGGTCGCGGCGGCGGGACGTGGGCCCGCCGATGTCCCGGTCCGGAACGGCGAATTGGTCTCGACGGGGAGAAAGCGCTAGCTCTGACGAAGCCACTGCTGATCGCCACCGACCTCGACGGGAGTCTCCTTGACGAGGATACCTACGCCCACGAGGCGGCCCTCCCCGCCCTCACCATCGTCTCCGCCCTGTCCGAGCAGGGGCTGCTCCTGGTGCTCGCCAGCAGCAAGACCCGAGCCGAGGTCGTGCACCTGGCCCGGGGTCTGGGCATCCTTCCCCTCCCCTTAATCGTGGAGAACGGGGGAGCCCTCCTCGTGCCTCGCGGCCTCCTCTCCGGCCGCGTTCCCGGTTCGAGGCGGCGCGGCGGCTACGACCTCGTCGTCCTCGGTGTCCCCCGACGGAAGCTGATGACCGTCCTGAGCGAAATCGTCGCCGAAGTGGGGGCGCGCATCCGGGCCTTCTCGACTCTGGCCCCCCGCGACATCGAGCAGATCACGGGCCTCTCCCGCCCCGCCGCCCTTCGGGCCCGGCTGCGGGAGTGGGACGAGCCCTTTCTGGCCGATCCTGCGGACGCGGAGCGCGTCAGCCGGGCCGCGCTCCGGCGGGGGCTGACCGTGGTTCAGGGCGGCCGTTTCCATCATCTGACGGGGCCCACCGACAAGGGGGCGGCCCTCGGCCTCCTCATCGACCTCCTCGCGGCGGAGGGGAGGCGCTATCGGACGGTGGGGGTGGGCGACTCCGGAAACGACCTGGCCATGCTCGAGCGCGTCGATCGGCCCATCGTCATCCCCCGACCCTCGGGGACGATCGACAACGTGCTCGCCGCGCGCCTGCCGCGGGCGGAGCGGGCACCGGTCCCGGGCCCCGCGGGCTGGAATGCCGCCGTGATGGCGGTGCTCCGCGGCCGGCGGCTCCGCCCCGCCCCGGCACCTGGTGAGCAACCGCGGGAATGCTGA
- a CDS encoding glycosyl transferase: MSDVHQSGPVTALPRLVARPVAELEDRILAWTSRFPVALVIPMIPAEMDRPALAGILDELAQVPYLDTLVVSLNHATADDYVRADEFFAPYPGRKVILWNESPAVRELLSHLASAGLYIGEPGKGRACWLAIGYLLAEERVEYIAFHDADVLNYSREMLARLVLPSVDPTVDFDFVKGYYARVSNRLHGRVTRLLLTPLLAAITRLIGHDPYIGYLSAFRYALAGEFAVKCDLAERMRLPCDWGLEIVTLFEALRHRDPGRICQVELAERYDHKHQELSAEDSGGGLHRMAKDVIKHLLRTLAAEGVNLPDGLLRSLLAAYQREAEDAVADSYAVATTNGLEFDRHEEEKNVQTFLAALRTSIDEFLADPLGAPLVPNWARVWAGVADAGARLVAAAGRGPADVPVRNGELVSTGRKR; encoded by the coding sequence ATGAGCGACGTTCATCAGAGTGGTCCCGTCACTGCCCTGCCCCGCCTGGTCGCGCGCCCGGTGGCGGAGCTCGAAGACCGCATCCTGGCCTGGACGTCCCGCTTTCCGGTGGCCCTCGTCATCCCTATGATCCCGGCGGAGATGGACCGGCCCGCCCTGGCCGGAATCCTGGACGAGCTCGCCCAAGTACCCTATCTCGACACCCTCGTCGTCTCCCTCAACCACGCTACGGCCGACGACTACGTGCGGGCGGACGAGTTCTTCGCCCCCTACCCCGGGCGCAAGGTCATCCTCTGGAATGAGTCGCCGGCCGTGAGGGAGCTGCTGTCCCACCTCGCCTCTGCGGGCCTCTACATCGGGGAACCGGGCAAGGGGCGGGCCTGCTGGCTGGCCATCGGCTACCTCCTGGCCGAGGAACGGGTGGAGTACATCGCTTTCCACGACGCCGACGTCCTGAACTACAGCCGCGAGATGCTGGCCCGCCTCGTGTTGCCCTCCGTGGACCCCACCGTCGACTTTGACTTCGTTAAGGGCTACTACGCCCGGGTCTCGAATCGGCTGCACGGCCGCGTCACGCGCCTGCTTCTGACCCCGCTTCTGGCCGCCATCACCCGGCTCATCGGCCACGACCCCTACATTGGCTACCTCTCCGCCTTTCGCTATGCGCTGGCGGGGGAGTTTGCGGTGAAGTGCGACCTCGCAGAGCGCATGCGCCTACCCTGCGACTGGGGCCTCGAGATCGTGACCCTGTTCGAGGCCCTGCGCCACCGGGATCCGGGTCGGATCTGCCAGGTGGAGCTCGCGGAGCGCTATGACCACAAGCACCAGGAGCTCTCCGCCGAGGACTCCGGCGGCGGACTCCACCGGATGGCGAAGGACGTCATCAAGCACCTCCTCCGCACCCTCGCCGCGGAGGGCGTCAACCTGCCCGATGGCCTGCTCCGCAGCCTCCTCGCCGCCTACCAGAGGGAGGCTGAAGACGCGGTGGCCGACAGCTACGCCGTGGCCACTACGAACGGGCTCGAGTTCGATCGCCACGAGGAGGAGAAGAACGTCCAGACCTTCCTCGCTGCCCTAAGAACCTCGATCGACGAGTTTCTGGCCGACCCTCTCGGGGCGCCCCTCGTCCCCAATTGGGCCCGGGTGTGGGCGGGGGTGGCCGACGCGGGCGCCCGCCTGGTCGCGGCGGCGGGACGTGGGCCCGCCGATGTCCCGGTCCGGAACGGCGAATTGGTCTCGACGGGGAGAAAGCGCTAG